A genome region from Sphingobacteriaceae bacterium GW460-11-11-14-LB5 includes the following:
- a CDS encoding FAD-binding protein, whose amino-acid sequence MKRTALSIFLILISLLFACHTDQPVAQKNTVNDVTQLNPIKVAKIITPQTSAEIIKAVKTQNGPICIGGGQFSQGGQTATENALQIDMRKLNRILSFSKERKEITVQAGIRWREIIQFIDHYDLSVKIMQTYANFTVGGSLSVNVHGRYVGQGPVILSVKSFKIVLADGSFITASPTVNSKVFYAAIGGYGGIGVITEVTLLLTENYKIQRKDTLMDIAAYKQFFFSTIRNKPQFVFHNADIYPNNYTKVRAVTYTKTEKKLTVTERLKPNDKNFGLKRFAMKVVASSDFGKWLRQHLIDPIHYTGKVVEWRNYEATYDVKDLEPNSRKKATYVLQEYFTPINHFESFYPKMVKVLKDNDVNVINISVRHANKDSGSYLAWAKEEVFAFVIYYKQEVSDAEKVKVTKWTRALIDASLSEKGTYYLPYQIQATQSQFSKGYPNAEAFFKLKKKYDPDYKFRNKLFDAYYRPKD is encoded by the coding sequence ATGAAACGTACAGCTCTCAGCATTTTTCTAATTCTCATCTCTTTACTTTTTGCTTGTCATACTGATCAACCAGTTGCACAAAAAAACACAGTAAACGATGTTACACAACTAAATCCTATAAAAGTTGCTAAAATAATTACGCCACAAACTTCCGCTGAAATTATTAAAGCAGTTAAAACCCAGAATGGACCGATCTGCATAGGGGGAGGCCAATTTAGTCAAGGTGGGCAAACGGCCACAGAAAATGCTTTGCAAATTGATATGAGAAAGTTAAATCGAATATTAAGTTTCTCAAAAGAAAGAAAGGAAATTACAGTTCAGGCAGGAATAAGATGGCGTGAAATAATTCAGTTTATAGATCACTATGATTTATCGGTTAAAATTATGCAGACTTACGCAAATTTCACGGTTGGCGGTTCGCTCAGTGTTAATGTTCATGGCCGTTATGTTGGACAGGGACCAGTAATTTTATCAGTTAAAAGTTTTAAGATTGTTTTAGCTGACGGAAGTTTCATCACCGCAAGTCCAACGGTTAATAGCAAGGTTTTTTATGCAGCTATAGGTGGCTACGGCGGAATTGGCGTAATCACCGAAGTAACCTTATTACTAACAGAGAATTATAAAATTCAGCGAAAAGACACTTTGATGGATATCGCTGCTTACAAGCAGTTTTTCTTTTCTACCATTAGAAATAAGCCTCAATTTGTATTTCATAATGCAGATATATATCCCAATAATTACACCAAAGTTAGGGCGGTTACTTATACCAAAACCGAAAAGAAATTAACTGTAACCGAGCGCTTAAAACCAAACGACAAAAACTTTGGGCTGAAAAGATTTGCAATGAAAGTTGTAGCCAGTTCTGATTTTGGAAAGTGGCTAAGACAACACCTGATAGACCCCATACATTATACAGGTAAAGTTGTTGAGTGGAGAAATTATGAAGCTACCTACGATGTAAAGGATCTAGAACCCAATTCAAGAAAAAAAGCAACCTATGTTTTACAAGAATATTTTACACCAATAAATCATTTTGAGTCCTTTTATCCAAAGATGGTCAAAGTGCTAAAAGATAATGATGTAAATGTAATCAATATTTCAGTAAGGCATGCGAATAAGGATTCTGGATCGTACCTCGCCTGGGCTAAGGAAGAAGTTTTTGCATTCGTAATTTATTATAAGCAGGAAGTATCTGATGCAGAAAAAGTAAAAGTAACCAAATGGACAAGAGCTTTGATTGATGCATCTTTATCTGAAAAGGGCACCTACTATCTTCCCTACCAAATACAGGCTACTCAATCACAGTTTTCAAAAGGCTATCCGAATGCAGAAGCATTTTTTAAACTAAAGAAAAAATACGACCCAGACTATAAATTTAGAAATAAACTTTTTGATGCTTATTATAGACCTAAAGATTAA
- a CDS encoding arsenate reductase: protein MTVYGIPNCNTVKKSLDWLKAHQVDFEFHDFKKKGITTEKLNEWCNTFGWETVLNRKGLTWKKLTKEEQAKIDNQDSAIAYLKENTSAIKRPIIEQNSKAILIGFDDDNYLKTLA from the coding sequence ATGACCGTTTACGGAATTCCAAATTGCAATACAGTTAAAAAATCGCTCGATTGGTTAAAAGCACATCAGGTTGATTTTGAATTTCACGATTTCAAGAAAAAAGGCATTACCACAGAAAAGCTAAATGAATGGTGTAATACCTTCGGTTGGGAAACCGTATTAAACCGAAAAGGTTTAACCTGGAAAAAACTAACTAAAGAGGAGCAGGCTAAAATTGATAACCAGGATTCGGCAATTGCTTACTTAAAAGAAAATACCAGTGCCATAAAACGCCCGATTATCGAGCAAAACAGCAAAGCCATATTAATTGGGTTTGATGATGACAATTATTTAAAAACACTCGCCTGA
- a CDS encoding thioredoxin family protein, translating to MTWVNLTSMEQLDEIKNASGFSLIFKHSTRCSISLMAKKNFEFDWDIIPADTKLYFLDLISYRDISNQIAEVFQVAHQSPQILLIKDGDCVLEASHSDISADEVAEVIAA from the coding sequence ATGACTTGGGTTAACTTAACTTCAATGGAACAGCTTGATGAAATCAAAAATGCAAGCGGTTTTAGTCTTATTTTTAAACACAGCACACGTTGCTCCATTAGTTTAATGGCTAAAAAGAATTTCGAATTTGACTGGGACATTATTCCGGCAGATACAAAACTTTACTTTTTAGATTTAATTAGCTACCGTGATATTTCGAACCAGATTGCCGAAGTTTTTCAGGTAGCACATCAATCGCCACAGATTTTATTGATTAAAGATGGCGATTGTGTATTGGAAGCCTCACATAGTGATATTTCCGCTGATGAAGTTGCAGAAGTGATTGCTGCTTAA
- a CDS encoding malate:quinone oxidoreductase (malate dehydrogenase; catalyzes the oxidation of malate to oxaloacetate) has product MTKKKKTVGKTDADVILIGAGIMSATLGVLLKQLEPNLSIEIYERLDIAAAESSDAWNNAGTGHSAFCELNYTPEKKDGTVEIKKAVQIAEHFEVSKQFWSYLVNKGLVSDPCNFIRNIPHMSFVWGKKNVEYLKKRYDALTQCDLFSDMQYTEDTELVKNWAPLIMDGRKKSEKVAATKMDLGTDVNFGTLTRDMFNNLKEQSNVNLYFNHEIRDLKKNKDGNWIVKVKDLESGDKRKRVAKFVFIGAGGGSLPLLEKSDIPEGKGFGGFPVSGQWLKCTNEEIIKKHHAKVYGKAAVGAPPMSVPHLDTRMINGKQALLFGPYAGFSTKFLKNGSFLDLPKSIKFNNIRPMLSAGLHNLDLTKYLIEQVRQSPEDRLEALKEYLPTAELKDWELEYAGQRVQVIKKDEKQGGILEFGTEVVSAADGSIAALLGASPGASTAVSIMLDLLNRCFADDLATEEWQAKIKEMIPTYGKSLAQDADLCKETRNRTSKVLKIENVVVA; this is encoded by the coding sequence ATGACAAAAAAGAAAAAGACAGTTGGTAAAACTGACGCTGATGTAATTTTAATAGGGGCTGGCATCATGAGTGCAACCCTGGGTGTTTTGTTAAAACAATTAGAACCCAATTTAAGCATAGAAATTTACGAACGTTTAGATATTGCGGCGGCAGAAAGCTCTGATGCCTGGAATAATGCCGGAACGGGACACTCTGCTTTTTGCGAATTAAACTATACACCCGAAAAGAAGGATGGTACAGTTGAAATAAAAAAAGCGGTTCAGATTGCAGAACATTTTGAGGTTTCTAAGCAGTTCTGGTCATATTTAGTGAACAAGGGATTGGTTTCAGATCCTTGTAATTTTATTCGCAATATTCCTCACATGAGTTTTGTTTGGGGAAAAAAGAATGTAGAATATCTTAAAAAACGCTACGACGCATTAACCCAATGCGATTTGTTTAGCGATATGCAATATACCGAAGATACCGAGTTGGTCAAAAACTGGGCACCTTTGATTATGGATGGCCGTAAAAAAAGCGAAAAAGTTGCGGCTACTAAAATGGATTTAGGTACCGATGTTAACTTTGGTACGTTAACCCGCGACATGTTTAACAACTTAAAGGAACAAAGTAACGTTAATCTGTATTTCAACCACGAAATCCGCGACCTTAAAAAGAATAAAGACGGCAACTGGATTGTAAAAGTTAAGGATTTAGAAAGCGGAGACAAACGCAAACGTGTAGCTAAGTTTGTATTTATCGGTGCAGGTGGTGGTTCTTTGCCACTACTGGAAAAATCAGACATTCCTGAAGGAAAAGGTTTTGGCGGTTTCCCTGTAAGCGGACAATGGTTAAAATGTACCAACGAAGAAATTATTAAAAAACACCATGCTAAGGTGTATGGAAAAGCGGCTGTTGGTGCCCCACCAATGTCGGTTCCACACCTGGATACCAGAATGATTAATGGTAAGCAGGCGCTATTGTTTGGCCCTTATGCTGGTTTCTCTACCAAATTCCTTAAAAATGGTTCATTCTTAGATTTACCAAAATCGATAAAATTTAATAATATCCGCCCGATGCTGTCGGCAGGATTGCATAACCTTGATTTAACAAAGTATCTGATTGAGCAGGTTAGGCAGTCGCCGGAAGACAGATTGGAAGCATTGAAAGAATATTTACCAACTGCCGAGCTTAAAGATTGGGAACTGGAATATGCAGGTCAGCGTGTGCAGGTAATTAAAAAAGACGAAAAACAAGGTGGTATTTTAGAATTTGGAACAGAGGTGGTAAGTGCCGCCGATGGTTCTATTGCAGCTTTGCTGGGTGCATCTCCCGGAGCTTCAACAGCCGTTTCTATTATGCTCGATTTATTAAACCGTTGTTTTGCTGATGATTTGGCTACTGAAGAATGGCAGGCCAAAATTAAGGAGATGATTCCTACTTATGGAAAATCGCTTGCGCAGGATGCAGATCTTTGCAAAGAAACCAGAAACAGAACCTCAAAAGTGTTAAAAATAGAAAATGTTGTAGTTGCTTAA
- a CDS encoding DNA-binding response regulator codes for MIAIAIDDEPIALEIIKSHASKVPFVTLQQTFTDAFAAISYLQHNKVDLIFLDIKMPDISGIDFLKSLSKPPMVIFTTAYTEHAVQSFELDAVDYLLKPFSLSRFLKACNKAQELFNLRNQKQETKTEYIFIKDGYEQIKVELGEILYVEASGNYTQIQLKDKLLSSRITINDLAELLPKADFIRCHRAFIVAKNKISKFDRSQIWIGEKIIPIGATYINIKLT; via the coding sequence ATGATTGCCATTGCTATAGATGATGAACCGATTGCATTAGAGATTATAAAGTCGCATGCCTCAAAAGTTCCATTTGTAACCTTACAGCAAACTTTTACGGATGCTTTTGCGGCCATCAGTTACCTCCAGCATAACAAGGTTGACCTCATTTTTCTGGATATCAAAATGCCAGATATCAGCGGTATCGATTTTTTAAAAAGTTTGAGCAAACCGCCCATGGTTATTTTTACCACTGCTTATACGGAACATGCAGTACAAAGTTTTGAACTCGATGCTGTCGACTACCTGTTAAAACCCTTTTCTCTTTCGCGTTTCTTAAAAGCCTGCAATAAAGCACAAGAGTTGTTTAACCTGCGCAACCAGAAGCAGGAAACAAAAACGGAATACATTTTTATAAAAGATGGCTACGAACAAATTAAGGTGGAGTTAGGTGAAATTCTTTACGTGGAGGCCTCTGGCAACTATACCCAGATACAACTCAAAGACAAACTTTTAAGCTCGAGGATTACCATTAACGATTTGGCTGAACTGTTGCCAAAAGCAGATTTCATCCGCTGTCACCGGGCATTTATTGTCGCTAAAAATAAAATATCCAAATTCGACCGCAGCCAAATTTGGATCGGAGAAAAAATTATTCCTATTGGTGCAACGTATATCAATATTAAACTTACTTAA
- a CDS encoding flavonol synthase: MSTPYIPCLDLGSYINGSAEDRKKFSDELGRAFNDSGFVTITNHGLSQELIDKLYENIKAAFSLPVETKRKYEKPELAGQRGYTSAGKETAKGAKTPDLKEFWQIGQEVTDGDPVKNEYPDNEILEELPEFNQVTGDIYKKLEENGTHLLRAIATYLELPINYFDKHVHNGNSILRGIHYFPIENPETIPDDAVRAGAHEDINLITLLIGASADGLEVLTRSNEWLPIKAHHTDIVVNVGDMLQRLTNNKLKSTTHRVVNPPRELMKTSRFSVPFFLHPRSDMDLTSLPSTIDAEHPKAYSDMTAGEYLDERLREIGLKK, translated from the coding sequence ATGTCTACACCGTATATTCCTTGTTTAGATTTAGGCTCTTACATCAATGGTTCAGCAGAAGACCGCAAAAAGTTTTCGGATGAATTGGGCCGTGCATTTAACGATTCGGGTTTTGTTACCATCACCAACCATGGTTTAAGTCAGGAATTAATTGATAAACTTTACGAAAACATTAAAGCGGCCTTTTCGTTACCTGTTGAAACCAAAAGGAAATACGAGAAACCAGAATTGGCAGGCCAGCGCGGTTATACCAGTGCCGGTAAAGAAACCGCTAAAGGCGCTAAAACTCCAGATTTAAAAGAATTCTGGCAAATCGGACAGGAAGTAACTGATGGCGATCCGGTTAAAAATGAATACCCTGATAACGAAATTTTGGAGGAATTACCTGAATTTAACCAGGTAACCGGCGACATTTATAAAAAACTGGAAGAAAACGGAACACATTTATTACGTGCCATTGCAACCTATTTAGAATTACCCATCAATTATTTCGACAAACATGTTCATAACGGAAATTCGATTTTGAGAGGCATCCACTACTTCCCGATCGAAAATCCTGAAACCATTCCTGATGATGCAGTTCGTGCAGGCGCACATGAAGACATTAACCTAATCACCTTGTTAATCGGTGCCAGTGCAGATGGTTTAGAAGTATTAACCCGCAGTAATGAGTGGTTACCAATTAAAGCACACCATACCGATATTGTAGTGAATGTGGGCGATATGTTACAGCGTTTAACCAACAATAAATTAAAATCGACGACACACAGGGTGGTAAACCCTCCTCGTGAACTAATGAAAACTTCACGCTTTTCGGTTCCATTTTTCTTACATCCACGTAGCGATATGGACTTAACCAGTTTACCATCAACCATTGATGCTGAACATCCTAAAGCTTATAGCGATATGACCGCAGGAGAATATTTAGATGAAAGATTAAGAGAAATTGGATTGAAAAAGTAG
- a CDS encoding peptide-methionine (S)-S-oxide reductase — protein MIASLQVKINKHKMRKIILVLLAVLALNQANAQGKKTEKATFGMGCFWCTEAIFQRLKGVVSVKSGYEGGTLTNPTYEEVCTGATGHAEVLEITYNPLVISYDDLLEVFWKSHDPTTLNRQGADSGTQYRSVVFYHSAEQKALAEKYKAELNKTNAYGKKVVTAIEAAKPFYVAENYHQNYFNKNGSEPYCRLVIQPKIEKLEKIFKAKLKN, from the coding sequence ATGATAGCCTCATTACAGGTAAAAATAAATAAACACAAAATGAGAAAAATAATTTTAGTTCTGTTAGCAGTACTGGCCCTTAACCAGGCTAATGCACAAGGGAAAAAGACGGAAAAGGCTACTTTCGGTATGGGCTGCTTTTGGTGCACCGAAGCTATATTTCAGCGGTTAAAAGGTGTCGTGTCGGTAAAATCGGGTTACGAAGGCGGTACATTAACCAATCCAACTTACGAAGAAGTATGCACCGGTGCTACCGGTCATGCAGAAGTTTTAGAAATAACCTACAATCCACTGGTGATTTCTTATGATGACTTGTTAGAAGTTTTTTGGAAAAGCCATGACCCAACTACATTAAACCGCCAGGGGGCAGATAGTGGTACACAATATCGCTCGGTAGTTTTTTACCATTCAGCAGAACAAAAAGCTTTGGCCGAAAAATACAAGGCAGAATTGAATAAAACCAATGCCTATGGCAAGAAAGTGGTAACCGCTATAGAAGCGGCCAAACCTTTTTATGTCGCCGAAAATTATCACCAGAATTATTTCAATAAAAATGGAAGTGAACCGTATTGCAGGTTGGTGATCCAGCCAAAAATAGAGAAACTGGAAAAGATATTTAAAGCGAAGCTTAAAAACTGA
- a CDS encoding 6,7-dimethyl-8-ribityllumazine synthase — MSTQLKNLSDFSHTTVPSGAKYKFGIIVAEWNAEITGALYNGALKTLLANGVKEENIISLPVPGSFELTGGAEILLSKRNDIDAVICLGCVIQGDTKHFDFICDAVAQGVTNVGIKYSKPVIFGVLTTNNLEQAQDRAGGKHGNKGDEAAITAIKMADFSAQI; from the coding sequence ATGTCAACACAATTAAAAAATCTATCTGATTTCTCTCATACCACCGTTCCGAGTGGAGCAAAGTATAAATTCGGGATTATTGTAGCCGAGTGGAATGCCGAAATTACCGGCGCTTTATACAATGGTGCATTAAAAACGCTTTTAGCCAATGGGGTTAAGGAGGAAAATATAATTTCTTTACCCGTGCCAGGAAGTTTCGAATTAACAGGTGGTGCAGAAATTTTATTGAGCAAAAGAAATGATATCGATGCGGTAATCTGTTTAGGTTGCGTAATTCAGGGCGACACCAAACATTTCGATTTTATTTGCGATGCAGTAGCTCAAGGGGTAACCAATGTTGGCATTAAATACAGTAAACCGGTTATTTTCGGGGTTTTAACCACCAATAACCTGGAGCAGGCGCAAGATCGTGCTGGCGGCAAACATGGCAACAAAGGCGATGAAGCAGCCATTACGGCCATTAAAATGGCTGATTTTTCAGCTCAAATTTAA
- a CDS encoding glyoxalase: MVKRIVLNIDTQKIAEAASFYKDVLGLDLMMDHGWIATYGAAGQKMDVQISFAAEGGSGTPTPDLSIEVENVDDILKKVKAAGFPVEYGPADEPWGVRRFYTRDPFGKLVNILSHY, translated from the coding sequence ATGGTAAAAAGAATAGTGCTTAATATCGATACTCAAAAAATTGCAGAAGCAGCAAGTTTTTACAAGGATGTATTGGGGCTGGATTTAATGATGGATCACGGCTGGATTGCAACCTATGGCGCTGCTGGCCAAAAAATGGATGTACAGATCAGTTTTGCCGCTGAAGGTGGATCAGGTACCCCAACACCAGATCTATCCATTGAAGTTGAAAATGTTGATGATATCTTGAAGAAGGTTAAGGCCGCCGGGTTTCCTGTCGAATACGGTCCGGCTGATGAGCCATGGGGCGTCAGGCGATTCTATACCCGAGATCCATTTGGTAAATTGGTTAATATTTTAAGTCACTACTGA